In one window of Henckelia pumila isolate YLH828 chromosome 1, ASM3356847v2, whole genome shotgun sequence DNA:
- the LOC140878579 gene encoding protein NARROW LEAF 1, protein MEHARPISRAHCSGSTPSDESSLDLEKYCCNHSYQPSFSSPLHPHASAGQHCESSAAYFSWPCRIKDDAEERSNYFANLQKGVLPETLGHLPEGQRANTLLELMTIRAFHSKILRCYSLGTAIGFRIRRGVLTDIPAILVFVSRKVHKQWLSPIQCLPTALEGPGGVWCDVDVVEFSYFGAPEPTPKEQLYTEIVDDLRGSDPCIGSGSQVANQETYGTLGAIVRSQTGNRQVGFLTNRHVAVDLDYPNQKMFHPLPPTLGPGVYLGAVERATSFIRDDLWFGIFAGINPETFVRADGAFIPFTDDFDMTAVTTSVKGIGEIGNVKTIDLQSSIDSLVGKQVMKVGRSSGFTTGTVLAYALEYNDEKGICFLTDFLVVGENQQTFDLEGDSGSLIILKGENGEKPRPIGIIWGGTANRGRLKLKVGQPPENWTSGVDLGRLLNFLELDLITSDESLRVAVQEQRAASMVGSNAGDSSPPDIILPKDKSKPLGFQIQHIPLENGASGPDINSSPVDTAFELEDGLNTGPSFEHQFIPSFNGDPIMHQNDKKHRFMISENLSELKDASDEDISFSLQLGEKEPKRRKSEHVARMDEPK, encoded by the exons ATGGAACATGCAAGGCCGATTTCAAGAGCCCATTGCTCAGGTTCTACGCCATCAGATGAATCATCTTTGGATCTTGAGAAATACTGCTGCAATCATTCTTACCAGCCTTCATTTAGTTCACCCCTTCATCCCCATGCATCAGCTGGGCAGCACTGTGAGAGTAGTGCTGCATACTTCTCATGGCCCTGTCGAATAAAAGATGACGCTGAAGAAAGGTCAAATTACTTTGCTAACCTACAGAAAGGGGTTTTGCCCGAAACTCTGGGCCATTTGCCAGAAGGTCAGCGAGCAAATACCTTGCTTGAGCTCATGACCATAAGAGCATTTCACAGCAAAATCTTGCGTTGTTACAGTCTTGGCACAGCAATTGGTTTTCGTATTCGACGTGGTGTTTTGACGGATATACCTGCCATACTGGTATTTGTGTCACGGAAAGTTCACAAACAATGGCTTAGTCCAATACAGTGCTTACCAACTGCTTTGGAG GGACCAGGAGGTGTGTGGTGTGATGTGGATGTGGTTGAGTTTTCATATTTTGGTGCACCGGAGCCGACACCCAAGGAACAATTGTACACTGAGATTGTTGATGACCTGCGTGGAAGTGATCCATGCATTGGATCAGGTTCTCAG GTTGCAAATCAGGAAACTTATGGTACCTTGGGTGCTATTGTGAGGAGCCAAACAGGGAATCGACAAGTTGGTTTCCTCACAAATCGTCATGTTGCAGTTGATTTAGACTACCCAAATCAAAAGATGTTTCATCCTTTACCACCAACACTTGGACCCGGTGTTTATCTTGGTGCAGTTGAAAGAGCAACTTCATTCATTAGGGATGACCTCTGGTTTGGGATATTTGCTGGCATTAATCCAG AGACATTTGTGAGAGCGGACGGAGCGTTCATACCATTCACTGATGATTTTGACATGACCGCCGTAACTACATCTGTGAAAGGGATAGGAGAGATTGGAAATGTGAAGACCATAGACTTACAATCTTCAATCGACAGTCTTGTGGGAAAACAAGTTATGAAGGTTGGAAGAAGTTCTGGTTTCACCACTGGTACTGTATTGGCATACGCTCTCGAGTACAACGACGAAAAAGGGATATGCTTTTTGACTGATTTTCTTGTCGTTGGTGAGAACCAACAAACATTTGACCTCGAAGGGGACAGTGGAAGTCTAATCATATTAAAAGGTGAAAATGGCGAGAAGCCGAGGCCTATTGGAATTATATGGGGCGGAACTGCCAATAGGGGAAGGCTTAAACTAAAGGTCGGCCAGCCTCCAGAGAACTGGACTAGCGGTGTTGATCTTGGGCGCCTGCTCAATTTCCTCGAACTTGATCTAATCACTTCTGACGAATCTCTACGAG TCGCCGTTCAAGAACAAAGAGCGGCTTCCATGGTTGGATCCAACGCTGGGGACTCGTCACCTCCGGATATAATTCTTCCAAAAGACAAATCCAAGCCATTGGGTTTCCAAATCCAGCACATCCCATTGGAAAATGGTGCATCCGGACCAGATATAAATTCATCACCAGTGGATACCGCGTTTGAGCTGGAAGACGGTCTCAACACTGGTCCGAGTTTCGAGCATCAGTTCATACCTAGCTTTAATGGCGATCCCATAATGCATCAAAACGACAAAAAACACAGGTTCATGATATCTGAAAATCTCTCCGAATTGAAGGATGCTTCGGATGAAGACATAAGCTTTTCCTTGCAGCTGGGCGAGAAGGAGCCCAAGAGAAGGAAATCGGAGCATGTGGCGAGGATGGATGAACCGAAATGA
- the LOC140874790 gene encoding uncharacterized protein: protein MAGNGLPTLGRVKLVDLIPSEGLPSDAYKLSVSTLSQSLVQYSAAIIQLPIRDAALLRSCLESSRLYFLHKPPFPSSDVVDDSREWCKTSGYHADPQMWQETYDFRPGVTFIEPTNETEIPPSGLVDIFGLLGKVCRCVLDAMTFYLNLRSSPFTEILDNLPLRNREVSSSVLSVCCHGRPSLVHHNLTAREDGQLVMFSDHDEHQVDRSLLTLIKSDKPGMHIRDFHGHWVLVDGDLGPNEAIIFPGLALYQATAGYINAALYRIDTSNLQGTMYGRCSLAFKLMPKSMTTINCSEMQAAGYGVEAQFLLPMPVDDFMQRSTDQLLNRNNFAFNFPATQEGSTKPIMGRKKNNSRDKPLPPSKRLRLEAQRVLKERIQDIADKKGIKLRFCTLKECENHIQSLESPCANIRMEIGWPPGVPFVHPHDLPNKAKIGLLETYEPGWSETNSIE, encoded by the exons ATGGCAGGCAACGGCCTGCCAACATTGGGTCGAGTAAAACTTGTTGATCTAATACCGTCTGAAGGTCTTCCATCGGATGCATACAAGTTGTCTGTCTCAACTTTGTCCCAATCATTGGTTCAGTATTCAGCTGCCATTATCCAATTACCTATCCGTGATGCAGCTCTTTTGAGGTCCTGTCTCGAGTCTTCTCGACTCTACTTTCTTCATAAGCCACCCTTTCCTTCCTCAGATGTAGTTGATGATTCCCGTGAATGGTGCAAAACATCTGGTTACCATGCAGACCCTCAGATGTGGCAAGAGACTTATGATTTTAGACCTGGGGTCACTTTTATCGAACCCACTAATGAAACTGAAATCCCTCCATCTGGTTTAGTTGACATTTTCGGGCTGCTCGGAAAAGTGTGCAGGTGCGTATTGGATGCCATGACCTTTTATTTAAATCTCCGTAGTTCGCCTTTCACTGAAATACTCGATAATCTTCCATTGAGAAATCGGGAAGTATCATCATCTGTACTGTCCGTTTGTTGTCATGGAAGGCCTTCTCTTGTGCATCATAATTTAACTGCTCGAGAAGATGGACAGCTAGTTATGTTCTCTGATCATGATGAGCATCAGGTCGACAGAAGCCTATTAACtcttatcaagtcagataagcCTGGAATGCATATAAGAGATTTTCATGGTCATTGGGTTCTTGTTGATGGCGATCTTGGGCCTAATGAAGCAATTATATTTCCTGGTCTTGCTTTATATCAAGCAACGGCAGGTTACATCAACGCTGCACTGTATCGAATAGATACAAGTAATCTGCAGGGCACTATGTATGGTCGTTGTTCTCTTGCATTCAAACTCATGCCTAAATCCATGACCACCATCAATTGTTCAGAGATGCAAGCTGCTGGCTATGGGGTTGAAGCTCAATTCCTGCTTCCTATGCCAGTTGATGACTTCATGCAGAGATCTACAGATCAACTTCTAAACAGGAACAATTTTGCATTCAATTTCCCTGCAACCCAAGAAG GATCTACTAAACCAATAATGGGGAGGAAGAAAAACAATTCGAGGGATAAACCTCTTCCACCCTCAAAGAGGCTTCGGCTTGAGGCACAGAGAGTCCTAAAAGAGAGGATTCAAGATATTGCTGATAAGAAAGGCATTAAGTTAAGATTTTGCACTTTAAAGGAATGTGAGAATCACATTCAGTCACTTGAGAGTCCGTGTGCAAATATAAGGATGGAGATTGGATGGCCACCTGGAGTTCCATTTGTTCATCCACATGATCTCCCTAACAAGGCAAAGATTGGGTTGCTTGAAACCTACGAGCCTGGATGGTCCGAGACTAATAGTATTGAATAA